A single genomic interval of Anaerobacillus sp. CMMVII harbors:
- a CDS encoding sugar ABC transporter substrate-binding protein, with protein MKNHFWKLFSVLVLAFLILLTGCSSSDSSKDSDQITLRIGTWEGGDAFQIQQRLAEEYMDKNPNIKIEVESVPDGYGQRILTQVASGVAPDIFQIGEDDIRTYADRGAIIDLTTFTNSDSEFSEADYIDTVLNIGRIDGKLFTLPKDFSNIAVYYNKRLFDEAGIPHPEVGWTWEEFYEIAKKLTVKDGNRITQWGVQLPGTDLTRILPLIYAYGGDLISQDGTQFEGYLNSEGTATALQMYYDMYFKDSIAPTDVDREAFAGVNLFGSEIVAMSVHGRWPAAGYIDNPNLEFGTVALPEGPAGAGNSIAYAGYGIYSQSKNQAAAWDYLKYLAGKEGTSQFAEHAFVAVQSVAEESGQLTKPVYQGFTDGNEHIRPKPSLLTPHFAQSGAVVIKELLEKITLGYEMDINQELDRLAKEADELLKQAQDK; from the coding sequence ATGAAAAACCACTTTTGGAAATTGTTTTCAGTTTTAGTGCTTGCGTTTTTAATCTTACTAACAGGATGTTCATCATCAGATTCAAGTAAAGACAGTGATCAAATAACATTACGTATTGGAACGTGGGAAGGTGGAGACGCTTTTCAGATTCAACAAAGGTTAGCAGAAGAGTATATGGATAAAAATCCAAATATAAAAATCGAAGTAGAATCTGTACCAGATGGTTATGGTCAAAGAATTTTAACTCAAGTAGCTTCTGGGGTGGCACCTGATATTTTTCAAATTGGAGAAGATGACATTCGAACTTATGCTGATCGTGGTGCAATTATTGACTTAACCACTTTTACTAATAGCGATAGTGAATTTTCTGAAGCAGATTATATTGATACAGTACTTAATATTGGTAGAATTGATGGTAAATTGTTTACACTACCTAAAGATTTCAGTAATATAGCTGTTTATTATAATAAAAGATTATTTGATGAAGCAGGGATTCCGCACCCAGAGGTAGGTTGGACTTGGGAAGAATTTTATGAAATTGCTAAAAAATTAACGGTAAAAGATGGAAATCGTATTACGCAATGGGGAGTACAGTTACCGGGTACTGACCTTACAAGAATTTTACCTTTAATCTATGCATATGGTGGAGATTTAATAAGCCAGGATGGTACTCAATTTGAAGGATATTTAAACAGTGAAGGTACGGCTACAGCTTTGCAAATGTATTACGATATGTACTTTAAAGATAGCATTGCGCCAACAGACGTAGATAGAGAAGCCTTCGCAGGTGTAAACTTATTCGGTTCTGAAATTGTTGCTATGAGTGTCCATGGTCGTTGGCCAGCAGCTGGATATATAGATAATCCGAATTTAGAGTTTGGTACGGTAGCATTGCCAGAAGGACCTGCAGGAGCAGGGAATAGTATTGCATATGCAGGTTATGGGATCTATTCTCAATCAAAAAACCAAGCGGCTGCTTGGGATTATCTTAAATATTTAGCAGGTAAAGAAGGAACTTCACAATTCGCGGAACATGCATTTGTCGCTGTTCAATCTGTAGCTGAGGAATCTGGTCAGTTAACAAAACCTGTGTATCAAGGATTTACTGATGGAAACGAGCATATACGTCCGAAACCATCTCTATTAACTCCACATTTTGCTCAATCAGGTGCGGTGGTTATTAAAGAATTACTCGAGAAGATTACCTTAGGTTACGAAATGGATATTAACCAAGAACTTGATAGATTAGCAAAAGAAGCAGATGAATTATTAAAACAAGCACAGGATAAATAA
- a CDS encoding carbohydrate ABC transporter permease, with amino-acid sequence MATDQKKPIHKNDNQSVHRKKSWWNSSRKETLTFYLLISPWILGFLFFIGGPMIASLYFSFTNWDLFTSPKWVGFDNYVYAFTKDPLFKQSIKVTLIYSLFSVPIGMVASLLIALLLHQGVRGMRVFRTIFYLPAVVSGVSVMVLWMWIFNPEIGLFNTILGYIGIQGPKWIYDPDWALPSLIIMSLWSVGGGMVIWLAGLNSIPNYLYEVAKIDGANAWHRFRYVTIPMLTPTIFFNLVMGIIGALQSFGEAYVMTGGGPLNSTLFFNFYLFQKAFEHFQMGYASALAWVLFVIVLFFTLLVVKSSKLWVYYEGERR; translated from the coding sequence ATGGCAACTGATCAAAAGAAACCCATACACAAAAACGATAATCAGTCTGTCCATAGAAAGAAATCATGGTGGAATAGCAGTCGTAAAGAAACACTGACATTTTACTTATTAATTTCCCCATGGATATTAGGGTTCTTATTTTTTATTGGAGGACCAATGATTGCATCATTGTACTTTAGTTTTACAAACTGGGACTTATTTACGTCGCCTAAGTGGGTAGGTTTCGATAACTATGTTTATGCATTTACTAAAGATCCACTTTTCAAACAATCTATCAAGGTAACTTTAATCTATTCATTATTTTCAGTTCCTATCGGTATGGTTGCATCCTTATTAATTGCTTTGTTATTACACCAAGGTGTAAGAGGTATGAGAGTTTTTAGAACAATATTTTATCTTCCTGCTGTTGTTAGTGGTGTTTCTGTAATGGTTCTTTGGATGTGGATTTTCAACCCAGAAATTGGATTGTTCAATACAATCTTAGGTTATATCGGAATCCAAGGGCCAAAGTGGATTTATGATCCAGATTGGGCATTACCTTCTTTAATCATCATGAGTTTATGGAGTGTCGGTGGTGGAATGGTCATTTGGTTAGCAGGTTTAAATAGTATTCCAAATTACTTGTATGAAGTTGCTAAAATCGATGGTGCAAATGCTTGGCATAGATTTAGATATGTGACAATTCCAATGTTGACGCCAACAATATTCTTTAATTTAGTAATGGGAATAATAGGAGCACTTCAAAGTTTTGGAGAAGCCTACGTAATGACAGGGGGCGGCCCTTTAAACTCAACTTTGTTCTTTAATTTTTATTTATTCCAAAAAGCCTTTGAGCATTTTCAAATGGGATATGCATCAGCTTTGGCTTGGGTGTTATTTGTAATTGTTTTATTCTTTACACTCTTAGTTGTTAAATCATCTAAACTATGGGTTTACTACGAGGGAGAAAGGAGATAA
- a CDS encoding carbohydrate ABC transporter permease — MAVNCLYTINIRIHCYVNSIFWMLSTALKESWQVFEYPVRWIPDPIRWDNFITTFTSLPFGKWALNTAFITLLTIIGTLFSCTIVAYGFARFKARGKDVLFMLMLATMMLPGAVTMIPVFYLFLKLEWVNTYLPLIVPSFFGNAFFIFLLRQFFLTLPIELEEAARIDGLNTIGILYRIILPLTVPALITVAIFQFNGAWNDFMGPLIYLNKPELYTLSLGINFFKNVNETQWNFLMAASVVTMLPSLILFFLGQKYFVESITLSGIKG; from the coding sequence TTGGCAGTTAATTGTTTATACACTATTAATATCCGGATCCATTGTTATGTTAATTCCATTTTCTGGATGTTATCAACAGCTTTAAAAGAATCTTGGCAGGTTTTTGAATATCCAGTAAGGTGGATTCCTGACCCGATACGTTGGGATAACTTTATCACGACATTTACTTCCTTGCCGTTTGGGAAATGGGCATTAAATACTGCTTTTATTACATTGCTAACAATTATTGGTACTTTGTTTTCATGTACAATTGTTGCATATGGTTTTGCGAGATTTAAAGCACGAGGTAAAGACGTACTATTCATGCTTATGCTGGCAACGATGATGCTACCAGGGGCAGTAACTATGATTCCTGTTTTCTATCTATTTTTGAAATTAGAGTGGGTAAACACATATTTACCACTTATTGTTCCTAGCTTTTTCGGAAATGCATTCTTTATATTTTTACTGAGACAATTCTTCTTAACATTACCAATTGAGCTTGAAGAAGCTGCAAGAATAGATGGCTTAAATACAATTGGCATACTTTATAGAATAATTTTACCTTTAACAGTTCCTGCCTTAATTACTGTGGCCATTTTCCAGTTCAATGGAGCATGGAATGATTTTATGGGTCCGTTAATTTATTTAAATAAGCCAGAATTATATACCTTATCCTTAGGGATAAATTTCTTTAAAAATGTTAACGAAACACAATGGAATTTCTTGATGGCTGCTTCGGTAGTTACAATGCTGCCATCCTTAATCTTATTTTTCTTAGGTCAAAAATACTTTGTTGAGAGTATTACTTTATCGGGTATTAAGGGTTAA
- a CDS encoding YesL family protein, producing the protein MMEIGGVIGGLYRTCEWITRVAFLGVLWILFTILGLVIFGLFPSTVAMLAITRKWIIGEKEISIFNTFFGVYKKEFLKSQILGIIMTGIGVILYVNILFTLTQEGFFLLKVLIVFFTIVYLITCPYLLTMFVHYELTFLEYFKNSLLIAIFNPVYSILTIVGIIPLLYLLGMFPVLFILYAVSLSGVWITWISHRIFNKIVRKKEQLGGT; encoded by the coding sequence ATGATGGAAATAGGTGGGGTTATAGGTGGTTTATATCGTACTTGTGAATGGATAACTCGGGTAGCCTTCCTGGGAGTATTATGGATACTCTTTACTATTTTAGGGTTAGTTATTTTTGGATTGTTTCCTTCTACTGTTGCAATGTTGGCGATCACTAGAAAATGGATTATTGGAGAAAAGGAAATTTCAATTTTCAATACCTTTTTTGGTGTATATAAAAAAGAATTTTTAAAATCACAAATTTTAGGTATTATCATGACTGGTATTGGAGTAATTCTTTATGTAAATATTTTATTTACTCTAACCCAAGAAGGATTTTTCCTCTTAAAAGTACTTATAGTATTTTTTACAATTGTCTATTTAATTACCTGTCCATATCTGTTAACGATGTTCGTTCATTATGAATTAACTTTTTTGGAATACTTTAAAAATTCATTGCTTATTGCGATTTTTAACCCGGTTTATAGTATCTTAACCATAGTGGGTATAATTCCTTTGTTATATTTATTAGGAATGTTTCCTGTTCTATTTATATTGTATGCTGTGAGCTTGAGTGGGGTTTGGATCACGTGGATTTCACATCGCATATTTAATAAAATAGTAAGAAAGAAAGAGCAACTTGGTGGGACTTAA
- the pgmB gene encoding beta-phosphoglucomutase — MDNNLKAVIFDLDGVITDTAEYHFLAWRNLAESLGISFTRDQNELLKGISRMESLDLILELGGKSLEYSDEEKIALAERKNENYLKLISNITPKDILPGIKELLVELKGNDIKIGLASASKNAFQVINSLELNDYFDFIVNAANVKNGKPDPEIFRTAADILQVSYENCVGIEDAEAGVAAIKAANMFAIGIGSEEALKQADVIYKDTTELTYAKIVDQFKNSTKI, encoded by the coding sequence ATGGACAATAATTTAAAAGCAGTTATTTTTGATTTAGATGGCGTTATTACAGATACAGCAGAATACCACTTTTTAGCTTGGAGGAACTTGGCAGAAAGCTTAGGGATCTCTTTTACGAGAGACCAAAATGAGTTGTTAAAGGGTATTAGTCGAATGGAATCGCTAGATTTAATCCTGGAGTTAGGTGGAAAGTCTTTAGAGTATTCTGATGAAGAAAAAATTGCATTAGCCGAAAGAAAAAATGAAAATTATTTAAAGCTAATTAGTAACATTACTCCCAAAGACATTTTACCCGGAATTAAGGAGCTCTTGGTAGAGTTGAAAGGGAACGATATAAAAATCGGCCTAGCTTCAGCTAGTAAAAATGCTTTTCAGGTGATAAATAGTCTGGAGCTTAATGATTATTTTGATTTCATCGTAAATGCGGCAAATGTGAAAAACGGGAAACCAGATCCAGAGATATTTAGGACTGCAGCAGATATTTTACAAGTTTCTTATGAAAATTGTGTTGGGATTGAGGATGCCGAGGCTGGGGTAGCCGCAATTAAGGCAGCAAATATGTTTGCTATTGGGATAGGTTCTGAGGAGGCGTTAAAACAAGCCGACGTAATCTATAAAGATACAACTGAGCTTACTTACGCTAAGATCGTTGACCAATTTAAGAACAGTACAAAAATATAG